The following proteins come from a genomic window of Deinococcus depolymerans:
- a CDS encoding DUF721 domain-containing protein, which translates to MTRGRRLSGPRAIGDLMGATLGTARIARGIERARAILLWPQAVGPEIARLTRPRTQQGGTLFVEVRDSATAHHLSMQRHHFMKALNALMPDQPISEIRFSVGTVKGPVAAPTPAPLPAPDRARARQLVEGVQSERSPELRGAALRAAEAITRARKWREEQGWRPCPVCGEASREQPCRACTLTLDDPNVRRAARLLQRWPEKLPDLHGTLGDSGAGAARFLALQQLEGQLDLLALECVRSGHEDGYREFLAQQADVFMALTLRRTRAQLRPSDRSLLPDSARSVLNAGR; encoded by the coding sequence GTGACCCGCGGCCGCCGCTTGAGCGGCCCGCGCGCCATCGGGGACCTCATGGGCGCCACGCTGGGCACCGCCCGCATCGCGCGGGGAATCGAGCGGGCGCGCGCCATCCTGCTGTGGCCGCAGGCGGTCGGACCGGAGATCGCGCGTCTCACGCGGCCCCGCACGCAGCAGGGCGGCACGCTGTTCGTGGAGGTGCGTGACAGCGCCACCGCCCACCACCTGAGCATGCAGCGCCACCATTTCATGAAGGCGCTCAATGCCCTGATGCCGGACCAGCCGATCAGCGAGATCCGCTTCAGCGTGGGCACCGTGAAGGGCCCGGTCGCGGCGCCCACGCCCGCACCGCTGCCCGCCCCGGACCGGGCGCGGGCGCGGCAGCTGGTCGAGGGCGTGCAGAGCGAACGCAGCCCCGAACTCCGGGGCGCGGCGCTGCGGGCCGCCGAGGCGATCACCCGCGCCCGGAAGTGGCGGGAGGAGCAGGGCTGGCGTCCGTGCCCGGTGTGCGGTGAGGCCAGCCGTGAGCAGCCGTGCCGGGCCTGCACGCTGACCCTGGACGACCCGAACGTGCGCCGCGCCGCGCGGCTGCTGCAACGCTGGCCGGAGAAACTGCCGGACCTGCACGGCACCCTGGGAGACAGCGGAGCGGGCGCGGCGCGTTTCCTGGCGTTGCAGCAGCTCGAGGGGCAGCTGGACCTGCTGGCGCTGGAGTGCGTGCGCAGCGGGCACGAAGACGGCTACCGGGAATTCCTGGCGCAGCAGGCGGACGTGTTCATGGCGCTCACGCTGCGGCGCACGCGGGCGCAGCTGCGCCCGTCCGACCGCTCGCTGCTGCCGGACAGTGCCCGCAGCGTCCTGAACGCCGGACGCTGA
- a CDS encoding molybdenum cofactor biosynthesis protein B, translating into MTDLSKPAPRAPEPAATPGGAASSDAHRAAGPQSVRVAVLTVSDTRTPETDTSGQYLLAELRGQGHEVVAYRVVRDDAVEIRSALVAFAREATVVLSSGGTGITGRDVTVPVVESMITKPIPGFGELFRMLSYQQVGGAAMLSRAVGGLVRGAVVFAVPGSLNAVKTAWEGILRDEIGHLAFEVTRHGQPGVLAAPPAHTPADAPALPPAPQPGAGGGVAAGLGRHRKGPQ; encoded by the coding sequence ATGACCGACCTGAGTAAACCCGCGCCCCGTGCCCCCGAGCCTGCCGCGACGCCGGGCGGCGCGGCGTCCAGTGACGCGCACCGCGCGGCGGGTCCTCAGTCCGTGCGGGTGGCGGTCCTGACGGTCAGTGACACGCGGACACCCGAGACGGACACCAGCGGGCAGTACCTGCTGGCCGAACTGCGCGGGCAGGGGCACGAGGTGGTCGCGTACCGCGTGGTGCGCGACGACGCGGTCGAGATCCGCTCGGCGCTGGTGGCCTTCGCGCGCGAGGCGACGGTCGTGCTGTCGAGCGGCGGGACCGGCATCACCGGGCGGGACGTGACGGTCCCGGTCGTGGAATCCATGATCACCAAGCCCATCCCGGGGTTCGGGGAACTGTTCCGGATGCTGTCGTACCAGCAGGTGGGCGGGGCGGCCATGCTGTCCCGCGCGGTGGGGGGACTGGTGCGCGGCGCGGTGGTGTTCGCGGTGCCCGGCAGCCTGAACGCCGTGAAGACCGCCTGGGAAGGCATCCTGCGGGACGAGATCGGGCACCTGGCGTTCGAGGTGACGCGGCACGGACAGCCGGGCGTGCTGGCCGCGCCACCGGCCCACACCCCGGCGGACGCGCCGGCGCTCCCGCCGGCCCCGCAGCCCGGCGCGGGTGGGGGCGTCGCGGCCGGGCTGGGCCGTCACCGCAAGGGACCGCAGTGA
- the truD gene encoding tRNA pseudouridine(13) synthase TruD: MVGNIVSLVFDWSALRALTEGPGTGGILRQEPGDFRVEEVPLYLPSGEGEHLFVQFEKTGHTTAHVLRELGVQIGVRDRDIGVAGLKDRHAVTTQWISLPGKVEGRLGSFTLDGVRVLQVSRHTNKLGMGHLRANRFVVRVRGAAGQADAARQTLALLAARGVPNYFGPQRFGLGGLNAEEGLRVVRGESRVRDPRVRRFLTTALQSVVFNGFVNLRLERGVFDGLLAGDMAKKHDTGGVFQVEDAAQETPRALRGEVSATGTLFGKKVKPLTLDAGVLEQQALAALGLSAGMFSSRKGDRRLTRVFPEDVSLTPEDDGFTAAFTLPRGSFATSVLREIMKTDVDAAGSPDGDPEDAGALEDTE, from the coding sequence ATGGTGGGCAACATCGTGAGTCTGGTGTTTGACTGGTCGGCGCTGCGCGCCCTGACAGAAGGGCCGGGAACCGGCGGAATCCTCCGCCAGGAACCCGGCGATTTCCGTGTGGAGGAAGTGCCTCTGTACCTGCCGTCCGGTGAGGGCGAGCACCTGTTCGTGCAGTTCGAGAAGACCGGACACACGACCGCGCACGTCCTGCGGGAACTGGGCGTGCAGATCGGCGTGCGCGACCGTGACATCGGCGTGGCCGGCCTGAAGGACCGGCACGCGGTCACCACGCAGTGGATCAGCCTGCCGGGCAAGGTGGAAGGGCGCCTGGGGTCGTTCACGCTGGACGGCGTGCGGGTGCTGCAGGTGTCGCGGCACACGAACAAGCTGGGCATGGGGCACCTGCGTGCCAACCGTTTCGTGGTGCGGGTGCGCGGCGCGGCCGGTCAGGCGGACGCCGCCCGGCAGACGCTGGCGCTGCTCGCGGCGCGGGGCGTACCGAACTACTTCGGGCCGCAACGGTTCGGGCTGGGCGGCCTGAACGCCGAGGAGGGCCTGCGGGTCGTGCGGGGCGAGTCGCGGGTGCGTGATCCGCGCGTGCGGCGTTTCCTGACCACGGCGCTGCAGAGCGTGGTGTTCAACGGGTTCGTGAACCTGCGCCTGGAACGCGGCGTGTTCGACGGGCTGCTGGCCGGAGACATGGCCAAGAAGCACGACACGGGCGGCGTGTTTCAGGTCGAGGACGCCGCGCAGGAGACGCCGCGCGCGCTGCGGGGCGAGGTCAGCGCGACCGGTACGCTGTTCGGCAAGAAGGTCAAGCCCCTGACCCTGGACGCCGGGGTGCTGGAGCAGCAGGCGCTGGCGGCGCTGGGCCTGTCGGCCGGGATGTTCTCGTCACGCAAGGGGGACCGCCGCCTGACGCGGGTGTTCCCGGAGGACGTGAGCCTGACCCCGGAAGATGACGGGTTCACGGCCGCTTTCACCCTGCCGCGCGGGAGTTTCGCGACGAGCGTGCTGCGGGAGATCATGAAGACCGACGTGGACGCCGCCGGCAGCCCCGACGGGGACCCGGAGGACGCCGGGGCACTGGAGGACACCGAATGA
- a CDS encoding DUF3293 domain-containing protein, with the protein MDGGDGRVPLERGVSVPGGGLPDPALRAAFLAARYGTAGSGAFLDRERGGGPAPDWAGRGWGVVTAWNPAGQPRGRAANEAAQRRLRAASRWAFREGVNGEGEWQEPSLILGGVRLRDVVALGVAFGQAAVLWGAGQRVALVWLPASGVEAARVERWWLRPATAPVTDAR; encoded by the coding sequence GTGGACGGCGGTGATGGGCGGGTGCCGCTGGAACGGGGCGTGAGCGTGCCGGGCGGGGGCCTGCCGGATCCGGCGCTGCGGGCGGCGTTCCTGGCGGCCCGTTACGGCACGGCCGGGTCCGGTGCGTTCCTGGACCGTGAACGTGGCGGGGGGCCTGCACCGGACTGGGCGGGGCGCGGCTGGGGCGTCGTGACTGCCTGGAATCCGGCCGGGCAGCCGCGGGGCCGCGCGGCGAACGAGGCCGCGCAGCGGCGGCTGCGGGCGGCGTCCCGCTGGGCGTTCCGGGAGGGCGTGAACGGTGAGGGTGAGTGGCAGGAGCCCAGCCTGATCCTGGGCGGTGTCCGGCTGCGTGACGTGGTGGCGCTGGGCGTGGCGTTCGGGCAGGCGGCGGTGCTGTGGGGGGCGGGGCAGCGCGTGGCCCTGGTGTGGCTGCCGGCGTCCGGGGTGGAGGCCGCGCGTGTGGAACGCTGGTGGCTGCGGCCGGCGACGGCGCCCGTCACGGATGCCCGGTGA
- a CDS encoding ATP-binding protein — MTLDAADAISPLGVLPPAGPTCIHLPLNVSPEDLARYAVGLANARGGTVLVGVDVLDLPPGAERDAGELHPLMVTHAIFELSGGRLTVNVQHHRLPGGARVLAVFVPQGPYVLAAPDGSVIAWDGAHLVPVTPSEAEPVADQDFTATVPPDASLADLDPAEVARLRGLGRRASASNLPDLDFLQELGLLVPSGGALRPTLAAILLAGTPAALRAHVPQAEVCFYHHHTPDVEFQFREDLLRPIPALLTRLAELIQARNRFTPVQVGLFRIEVWDQDEAVYREALLNALTHRDYTLRDAVHVHHFPDRLEIMNPGGLPGGITPGNILRHQPKRRNPLLAEVLARLGLVERAGVGVDKMYSLMLRHGKEPPEFTTYPDSVTLALHSPGFDAEFVRFVARKQEEMQTLSLDVLIVLSLLAREGEATRATLARALQLPEDRTPRLLRGMEEHGLIGRAGVGRGIAYVLGEEVRRALGRERPVPAAPVPAGEEPGAAPGGGAPEPSGVREAGVGPARGPRAGGRTAARRSPRAPRDESGPSAAEVRAIALALARERGRVRNVDLREACGLSTQQAWRTLRRLVQDGLLRKLGSGTRDAAYELRA, encoded by the coding sequence GTGACGCTGGACGCTGCTGACGCCATTTCGCCGCTGGGGGTGCTGCCTCCGGCCGGGCCGACGTGCATTCACCTGCCGCTGAACGTCTCTCCCGAGGACCTCGCCCGCTACGCCGTGGGCCTCGCGAACGCGCGCGGCGGAACGGTGCTGGTGGGCGTGGACGTTCTGGACCTGCCGCCCGGCGCGGAACGGGACGCGGGGGAACTGCATCCGCTGATGGTGACGCACGCGATCTTCGAACTGTCTGGCGGCCGGCTGACCGTGAACGTGCAGCACCACCGGCTGCCGGGGGGCGCGCGGGTGCTGGCGGTGTTCGTGCCGCAGGGACCGTACGTGCTCGCGGCGCCGGATGGATCGGTGATCGCCTGGGACGGGGCGCACCTCGTGCCGGTCACGCCGTCCGAGGCGGAACCGGTCGCGGATCAGGACTTCACGGCGACCGTGCCGCCGGACGCCTCGCTGGCGGACCTGGACCCGGCGGAGGTTGCGCGGCTGCGTGGCCTGGGGCGCCGGGCGAGCGCGTCGAACCTGCCGGACCTGGATTTCCTGCAGGAACTGGGGTTGCTGGTGCCCAGCGGCGGGGCGCTGCGGCCCACGCTGGCGGCGATCCTGCTGGCCGGGACGCCGGCGGCGCTGCGGGCGCACGTGCCGCAGGCGGAGGTGTGCTTCTACCATCACCACACGCCGGACGTGGAGTTCCAGTTCCGGGAGGACCTGCTGCGGCCCATTCCGGCGCTGCTGACGCGGCTGGCCGAACTGATCCAGGCCAGGAACCGCTTCACGCCGGTGCAGGTGGGTCTGTTCCGCATCGAGGTGTGGGATCAGGACGAGGCGGTGTACCGCGAGGCGCTGCTGAACGCGCTGACGCACCGGGATTACACGCTGCGCGACGCGGTGCATGTGCATCACTTCCCGGACCGGCTGGAGATCATGAACCCGGGCGGGCTGCCCGGGGGGATCACGCCGGGGAACATCCTGCGCCACCAGCCCAAGCGCCGCAACCCGCTGCTGGCCGAGGTGCTGGCGCGCCTGGGTCTGGTCGAGCGGGCCGGGGTGGGCGTGGACAAGATGTACTCGCTGATGCTGCGGCACGGGAAGGAACCGCCGGAGTTCACGACCTACCCGGACTCGGTGACGCTGGCGCTGCACTCGCCGGGTTTCGACGCGGAGTTCGTGCGGTTCGTGGCCCGCAAGCAGGAGGAGATGCAGACCCTGTCGCTGGACGTGCTGATCGTCCTGAGTCTGCTGGCACGCGAGGGCGAGGCCACCCGCGCGACCCTGGCGCGCGCCCTGCAGCTGCCGGAGGACCGCACGCCCCGCCTGCTGCGCGGGATGGAGGAGCATGGCCTGATCGGCCGGGCCGGGGTGGGCCGCGGGATCGCGTACGTGCTGGGCGAGGAGGTGCGCCGCGCGCTGGGCCGTGAGCGGCCGGTGCCCGCCGCGCCCGTCCCGGCCGGCGAGGAGCCGGGCGCCGCGCCGGGTGGGGGTGCGCCGGAACCGTCTGGCGTGCGGGAGGCCGGCGTCGGGCCGGCCCGGGGTCCCCGCGCCGGGGGACGGACTGCGGCGCGCCGCTCCCCGCGCGCGCCCCGTGATGAGTCCGGGCCGAGCGCGGCCGAGGTGCGCGCCATCGCGCTGGCGCTGGCGCGTGAGCGCGGGCGGGTGCGGAACGTGGACCTGCGCGAGGCCTGCGGGCTGAGTACGCAGCAGGCGTGGCGGACCCTACGGCGGCTGGTGCAGGACGGTCTGCTGCGGAAGCTGGGCAGCGGGACCCGCGACGCGGCGTACGAACTGCGCGCCTGA